The Eremothecium gossypii ATCC 10895 chromosome IV, complete sequence genome contains a region encoding:
- the TDA11 gene encoding Tda11p (Syntenic homolog of Saccharomyces cerevisiae YHR159W (TDA11)): MEHNASDAVGTRDAGWQTDMCHRTSGTAEQGGSKNKGRGGRREQSHIRAYSSASADGYRMHRNHTGGAESPGAEQGTPPRRNSVLKRRSLIQTIMSPEGGAASPERGRRSVSLYSPASAGSDEGDVGAMLQTLATRELALLEQRKTVEDLRRALRLEERVLVAQARELEELKQRVARALDAGSPRAVLEPGAELPGAPGARESVWAKSMSFLNEFDQILQEGLEKRLGFDELMPSPATDATTPEADDRRGIWGLVSEFKAGLLGLSDSTPPPDAPAAYLEKQRNRSVGPEPRRTNTGDAVAEHSRDARYARKRDLHEQAYSPADAAAENGVVTGGRLGATPHSSGSIRKRCPPLSTSVEMQNYV; this comes from the coding sequence ATGGAGCATAACGCGAGCGACGCGGTCGGCACGCGCGACGCAGGGTGGCAGACGGACATGTGTCACAGGACGTCTGGCACAGCAGAGCAAGGTGGGAGCAAAAACAAGGGCAGGGGAGGACGGCGGGAGCAGAGCCACATACGGGCATATAGCAGTGCAAGTGCAGACGGATACAGAATGCACAGGAATCACACAGGCGGGGCGGAGAGCCCGGGGGCCGAACAGGGCACGCCGCCACGGCGCAACTCGGTGCTGAAGCGGCGGTCGCTCATCCAGACGATCATGTCGCCGGAGGGCGGGGCGGCGTCGCCAGAGCGGGGGCGGCGGAGCGTGTCGTTGTACTCTCCGGCCAGCGCGGGGTCGGACGAGGGCGACGTGGGGGCGATGTTGCAGACGTTGGCCACGCGGGAACTCGCGCTCTTGGAGCAGCGCAAGACGGTGGAGGACCTCCGGCGGGCGCTCCGGCTCGAGGAGCGGGTCCTGGtggcgcaggcgcgggAGTTGGAGGAACTGAAGCAGCGGGTGGCGCGGGCGCTCGACGCGGGGTCGCCGCGAGCGGTGCTGGAGCCGGGGGCGGAGCTGCCGGGGGCGCCGGGAGCGCGCGAGAGCGTGTGGGCGAAGTCGATGTCATTTCTCAACGAGTTCGACCAGATACTCCAGGAGGGGCTTGAGAAGCGACTCGGGTTCGACGAGCTCATGCCGAGCCCGGCCACAGACGCGACGACGCCGGAGGCGGACGACCGGCGCGGCATCTGGGGGCTTGTGAGCGAGTTCAAGGCGGGCCTCCTCGGCTTGAGCGACtccacgccgccgccggaCGCTCCGGCGGCGTACCTGGAGAAGCAGCGCAATCGCAGCGTGGGCCCGGAGCCACGCCGAACGAACACGGGCGACGCTGTCGCCGAACATTCCCGCGATGCGCGCTACGCGCGCAAGCGGGACTTGCACGAACAGGCATACAGCCCCGCGGACGCGGCCGCGGAGAACGGGGTTGTCACGGGAGGACGCCTGGGCGCGACGCCCCACAGCTCGGGGTCGATCCGCAAGAGGTGTCCTCCACTAAGCACGTCAGTAGAAATGCAAAATTATGTATGA